In Apium graveolens cultivar Ventura chromosome 10, ASM990537v1, whole genome shotgun sequence, the following are encoded in one genomic region:
- the LOC141689435 gene encoding 2-alkenal reductase (NADP(+)-dependent)-like, whose amino-acid sequence MEVINKFVSLKSHIDDGSPRETDFEIITETLPFSIVAGSKDVLVKNIYVSIDPYQLNRMKSLSSSQTSGSSYAVALTIGQAIDAYGVGKVVASGHPDFEKDDLVIGLISWGEYSIVKEGSILNKLTSLGFPYSYHVGILGFSGLTAYAGFFEVCKPKKGEKVFVSAASGSVGNLVGQYAKLLGCYVVGCAGTQKKVDLLKNKLGFDEAFNYKEETDLKAALKKYCPDGIDVYFDNVGAEMLEAAVANMNSFGRIAVCGVISEYTDKGKRAAPDMIDIVYKRITIRGFLAGDYMSLFSDFIAATIDHLQSGKMHVVEDISQGLESVPSAFVGIFRGDNVGKKIVQIAEE is encoded by the exons ATGGAAGTGATCAATAAGTTTGTGAGTTTGAAGTCACATATAGATGATGGTTCACCGCGAGAAACTGATTTTGAAATTATAACTGAAACACTTCCTTTCTCCATTGTGGCTGGATCCAAAGATGTTTTAGTGAAGAACATTTATGTTTCTATTGATCCGTACCAGTTAAACCGCATGAAGAGTCTCAGCTCCTCACAGACCAGTGGTTCAAGTTATGCAGTTGCTCTCACAATTGGCCAG GCCATCGATGCTTATGGTGTCGGTAAAGTTGTAGCTTCTGGTCATCCTGATTTTGAGAAGGATGATTTAGTCATTGGACTTATCAGCTGGGGAGAGTATAGCATTGTGAAAGAAGGGAGCATTTTGAACAAATTGACCTCGCTGGGATTTCCCTATTCGTACCATGTTGGTATCCTAG GATTTAGTGGACTCACAGCCTATGCTGGCTTTTTTGAGGTATGTAAACCCAAGAAAGGGGAGAAAGTGTTTGTATCCGCTGCTTCTGGTTCAGTAGGCAATTTAGTGGGACAATATGCGAAGCTTCTTGGGTGCTATGTTGTTGGCTGTGCTGGTACTCAAAAAAAG GTGGATTTGTTGAAGAATAAACTTGGATTTGACGAAGCATTCAACTACAAAGAAGAAACAGATCTGAAAGCAGCTCTCAAGAAATACTGTCCGGATGGTATAGACGTATATTTTGACAATGTGGGAGCGGAAATGTTGGAGGCAGCAGTTGCTAACATGAACTCATTTGGTAGAATTGCTGTTTGTGGTGTGATATCTGAATACACGGACAAAGGAAAACGTGCTGCGCCTGATATGATAGACATTGTTTACAAACGAATAACGATCAGAGGATTCTTGGCCGGAGATTATATGTCCTTATTTTCAGATTTTATTGCAGCAACAATTGATCACCTTCAAAGTGGCAAAATGCATGTCGTTGAAGACATTTCACAAGGTCTAGAAAGTGTTCCATCGGCTTTCGTAGGAATTTTTCGTGGCGATAACGTTGGGAAAAAAATTGTTCAAATCGCGGAGGAGTGA